The proteins below are encoded in one region of Oncorhynchus gorbuscha isolate QuinsamMale2020 ecotype Even-year linkage group LG01, OgorEven_v1.0, whole genome shotgun sequence:
- the dnajc15 gene encoding dnaJ homolog subfamily C member 15 produces MANAGSRVSIEGETMRYAEYNSQSKIRSETEIDKRLGGTLIAVGLGVAAAGFAGRYAFQLWKPLGQVLSQTAKKMPTSTFSSHYYKGGFDQKMTKREASLILGISPTSTKSKLRDAHRRIMVLNHPDKGGSPYMAAKINEAKDLLDKDQRR; encoded by the exons ATGGCAAATGCTGGTAGCAGGGTATCTATTGAAGGAGAAACTATGCGATATGCTGAATACAATTCTCAATCTAAAATCAGGAGTGAAACAGAAATCGACAAAAGACTT GGTGGTACTCTGATAGCGGTTGGCCTTGGTGTTGCTGCTGCAGGCTTTGCAG GTCGTTATGCCTTCCAGTTGTGGAAGCCTCTAGGACAAGTCCTTTCACAGACTGCTAAGAAGATGCCCACCTCT accTTCTCATCACACTACTATAAAGGAGGATTTGACCAGAAGATGACTAAGCGAGAAGCCAGCCTCATCCTTGGTATCAG CCCGACCAGCACCAAGTCCAAGTTGAGAGATGCCCACCGGAGGATCATGGTCCTCAACCACCCAGATAAAG gtggATCTCCTTACATGGCCGCCAAGATCAACGAGGCCAAGGACCTGCTGGATAAAGACCAACGCCGCTGA